The following coding sequences are from one bacterium window:
- the tsaA gene encoding tRNA (N6-threonylcarbamoyladenosine(37)-N6)-methyltransferase TrmO, with product MTAAEQTQIFTVRPIGFIRSPYAERKDMPRQPSDSDALPAELQVLPEFRAGLADLQEFDRIWVLAWLHQARPFSLRVTPPIDTAEHGVFATRSPDRPNPIALSCVRLQSVNEETGVLRVERMDLLDGTPVLDIKPYIPESDAFPDAASGWHGRARQKTKSNPSTPDRKQESSP from the coding sequence ATGACGGCTGCGGAGCAAACACAAATCTTCACCGTTCGTCCCATCGGCTTTATCCGCAGTCCCTATGCGGAGCGCAAGGACATGCCGCGGCAGCCGTCCGATTCCGATGCGCTTCCCGCCGAATTGCAGGTCCTTCCCGAGTTCCGTGCGGGACTGGCCGATCTGCAGGAGTTCGACCGCATTTGGGTCCTGGCATGGCTGCATCAGGCGCGGCCGTTCAGCCTGCGTGTGACGCCGCCCATTGACACCGCAGAGCACGGGGTGTTCGCTACCCGTTCGCCGGATCGCCCCAATCCCATCGCGCTGTCGTGTGTTAGGCTGCAAAGCGTGAACGAAGAAACGGGAGTGCTGCGCGTCGAACGAATGGATCTTCTCGATGGAACTCCGGTCTTGGATATCAAACCTTACATTCCCGAATCCGACGCCTTTCCCGATGCCGCCTCCGGCTGGCACGGGCGGGCGCGGCAGAAAACGAAAAGCAATCCGTCCACTCCGGACAGAAAACAGGAGTCGTCCCCATGA
- a CDS encoding T9SS type A sorting domain-containing protein — MSRKICFCVGWLLLVGQVGLAQSPWEWQSPVPQGNTLQDVQMFPDGNGIATGGNGTLMRTLDGGVTWSVLYGCDNGRLIGSSFVSPVVGWAIWTYWDGQRDAIEFLHTADEGATWTRLPLPDSARFSDVLFLNEQVGFVTGSRGYYSEFVARTTDAGDTWQEQLLDSVFGTEEIFFLDDLNGWIAGYGGMVRTTNGGESWMVLSRDFENSISEVQFFDELNGVGIGGRYFYRTRNGGVLWSSITLSEGTTGPFTLSLHFVSSSTGWIVGSGGWIIATTDGGTTWIPQASGVNDFLYRVAFTDPNHGVVMGDYGRILRTTDAGSSWNVQAGQRISDLNFYAVDFADTNYGWAVGGMYYGGRLIVRTTNGGNTWTALVNDPDSSAIVDVAALSPLTAWFAGGSSGLMLTTDGGQSFIPQFLPENRRAGQLQFFNADSGWIRSGRYLTYTTNGGQNWQAIPTMTMSGTYGMFFLDMQNGWVFGGKPATIEHTTDGGLTWTRQYQDSLYGETAVVGLSFTDPNVGWAAVWGLSLLHTTNGCATWNSVNIGGCGDWTTMQWTDPDHGYVLSDYEPMWYTTDAGTTWREAPNHIGSRMIDVDFPNASHGWVVGWNGTIVKWNGSALAAEPVARAAIPIQCMLSAFPNPFNPITTLEFTIPVTTRASLQVYDITGRLVQTLTDRVLPAGIYTQRLDASRLPSGVYFARLSAAGTDVTRKIVLIK; from the coding sequence ATGAGTCGCAAGATCTGCTTTTGTGTCGGTTGGCTGCTGCTCGTCGGCCAAGTGGGTCTGGCCCAGTCGCCGTGGGAGTGGCAGAGCCCCGTACCCCAGGGCAATACCCTGCAGGATGTTCAGATGTTCCCGGACGGGAACGGCATCGCCACCGGTGGAAATGGCACCCTCATGCGAACCCTTGATGGTGGAGTGACATGGTCGGTTCTTTACGGCTGCGATAACGGCCGGTTGATCGGTAGTTCGTTCGTAAGCCCGGTGGTCGGCTGGGCGATTTGGACGTATTGGGACGGACAAAGAGACGCGATAGAATTCTTGCACACCGCGGACGAAGGCGCAACGTGGACCCGGCTCCCGCTGCCCGATTCGGCGCGCTTTTCGGATGTACTTTTCTTGAACGAGCAAGTGGGCTTCGTAACCGGCAGCCGAGGATATTACAGCGAGTTCGTAGCGCGCACCACTGACGCCGGAGATACGTGGCAGGAACAACTGCTGGATTCGGTGTTTGGCACGGAAGAGATATTTTTTCTTGATGACCTGAACGGGTGGATTGCCGGCTATGGAGGAATGGTTCGAACCACCAACGGCGGCGAGTCCTGGATGGTGTTGAGCCGCGATTTTGAGAACTCAATAAGCGAAGTGCAGTTCTTCGACGAACTGAACGGTGTAGGGATCGGAGGTCGCTACTTCTATCGAACCCGCAATGGCGGAGTGTTGTGGAGTTCGATCACGCTATCCGAGGGAACAACCGGTCCCTTTACTCTGTCCCTGCATTTCGTCAGCAGCAGCACCGGCTGGATTGTCGGCAGCGGCGGCTGGATCATCGCCACTACCGATGGCGGCACCACCTGGATTCCTCAGGCATCAGGTGTCAATGACTTCCTTTATCGCGTGGCATTCACCGATCCGAACCACGGAGTGGTCATGGGTGACTACGGCCGAATCCTGCGTACGACCGATGCCGGTTCGAGTTGGAACGTGCAAGCGGGACAGCGTATAAGCGACCTCAATTTCTATGCCGTAGATTTCGCCGACACAAACTATGGCTGGGCAGTGGGGGGCATGTATTATGGCGGGCGGCTAATCGTTCGCACGACGAATGGCGGGAATACGTGGACGGCACTGGTGAATGATCCGGACTCCTCCGCGATCGTTGATGTGGCTGCTCTCAGTCCGCTTACCGCATGGTTTGCCGGCGGCAGTTCCGGATTAATGCTGACTACCGACGGTGGCCAATCCTTCATCCCCCAATTTCTGCCTGAAAACCGTCGCGCCGGACAACTGCAGTTCTTCAATGCGGACAGCGGTTGGATTCGCAGTGGAAGATATCTTACCTATACAACCAACGGCGGACAGAATTGGCAGGCCATCCCGACGATGACCATGAGCGGAACCTACGGGATGTTCTTTCTCGATATGCAAAACGGTTGGGTGTTCGGAGGCAAACCAGCCACGATTGAACATACCACCGATGGCGGCTTGACATGGACCCGGCAATATCAGGACAGTCTGTACGGTGAGACTGCAGTCGTCGGCTTGTCGTTCACCGATCCTAACGTCGGATGGGCGGCCGTGTGGGGGCTTTCGCTTCTCCACACCACCAACGGCTGTGCAACGTGGAACTCCGTCAACATTGGCGGCTGTGGGGATTGGACGACCATGCAGTGGACGGACCCGGATCATGGCTACGTACTCAGCGATTACGAGCCGATGTGGTACACGACCGATGCCGGCACGACCTGGCGGGAGGCTCCCAACCATATCGGCTCGCGGATGATAGACGTGGATTTCCCGAATGCGAGCCACGGCTGGGTCGTGGGCTGGAACGGCACCATCGTGAAGTGGAACGGATCGGCGCTCGCCGCCGAGCCGGTGGCGCGGGCCGCGATCCCGATTCAATGCATGCTCTCGGCCTTTCCCAATCCCTTCAATCCCATTACCACGCTGGAATTCACTATACCTGTGACCACGCGAGCAAGTTTGCAGGTCTATGACATCACGGGCCGGCTGGTACAGACTCTGACCGACCGTGTGCTGCCGGCGGGAATCTACACGCAAAGATTGGATGCCTCCCGCCTGCCCAGCGGAGTGTATTTCGCGCGGCTCTCGGCCGCGGGAACGGATGTCACTCGAAAAATTGTCCTCATCAAGTGA
- a CDS encoding ABC transporter ATP-binding protein, whose product MFAIQAENLSKSYYLGSVEVPVLHEVSLTIDTGQQVAVVGPSGVGKSTLLHVLGALDRPTSGEVYVNGRALSELDGERLAMVRNRQVGFVFQFHHLLPEFTALENVLMPARLAGDGESPEAVARAEMLLNQVGLSHRLHHRPGELSGGECQRVAVARAMMNRPSILLADEPTGNLDGEAAVTLQNILERLAREEQTTLVVATHNPDFAAAMDRILRLHEGRVEEN is encoded by the coding sequence ATGTTTGCCATCCAAGCCGAAAATCTCTCCAAATCCTACTACCTCGGCTCGGTCGAGGTCCCCGTTCTGCACGAAGTGAGCCTGACGATTGACACCGGCCAGCAGGTGGCGGTGGTCGGGCCGTCGGGTGTGGGAAAGTCCACGCTTCTGCACGTGCTGGGCGCGCTGGATCGTCCGACCTCGGGCGAAGTCTACGTCAATGGGCGGGCGCTCTCGGAACTGGACGGCGAGCGACTGGCCATGGTGCGCAACCGGCAGGTCGGATTTGTGTTTCAATTCCACCATCTGCTGCCCGAGTTCACGGCTCTCGAAAACGTCCTCATGCCCGCCCGCTTGGCGGGTGATGGAGAGTCTCCCGAGGCGGTCGCGCGGGCCGAGATGCTGCTGAATCAGGTCGGGCTTTCGCACCGGCTGCATCACCGCCCCGGCGAGCTTTCGGGCGGCGAATGTCAGCGCGTGGCTGTAGCGCGGGCCATGATGAATCGTCCTTCCATTCTCCTCGCCGACGAACCCACCGGCAATCTCGACGGCGAGGCCGCCGTCACCCTCCAGAACATCCTTGAGCGACTTGCCCGCGAAGAACAAACCACCCTCGTCGTGGCCACCCACAATCCCGACTTCGCCGCTGCCATGGATCGCATTCTCCGCCTCCACGAAGGCCGTGTCGAAGAAAACTGA
- a CDS encoding GPI anchored serine-threonine rich family protein, with protein sequence MNRKWMIAAAALAMLGMLWFAGCASDDDEPIPVYSVTVTAPSTGATWTVATTQAIAWNDENVDAFDISLSLNNGTTWTNVASNVIANSYTWNVPNSPSTTAKIRVQNHSDTTVFGVSGPFTIALPAIVDYWNATDATLQPLGVDSMTYAFNLDLTYHWLQWFNLLDTEIRESGTYAVDGDTLRFHATLRDGEVVNENYARWHQITESNSLLTLHVFNDVDTLFVPVQFTRVP encoded by the coding sequence ATGAACCGCAAGTGGATGATTGCCGCCGCCGCGCTGGCCATGCTGGGAATGCTGTGGTTTGCCGGTTGCGCAAGCGACGATGACGAGCCAATCCCGGTATATTCCGTTACGGTGACCGCACCCAGCACGGGAGCCACGTGGACCGTAGCAACCACACAGGCTATCGCGTGGAACGATGAGAACGTGGACGCTTTCGACATCTCGCTATCGTTGAACAACGGCACGACTTGGACGAACGTTGCCAGCAACGTGATAGCCAACAGCTATACGTGGAACGTGCCCAACTCGCCGTCCACGACGGCGAAAATTCGGGTGCAGAATCACAGTGACACGACCGTGTTCGGAGTTAGCGGACCCTTCACCATCGCCCTGCCCGCGATCGTGGACTACTGGAACGCCACGGACGCCACGCTGCAGCCGCTCGGTGTTGATTCGATGACCTACGCGTTCAACCTCGATCTTACCTATCACTGGCTGCAGTGGTTCAATCTGCTGGATACCGAGATCCGAGAAAGCGGTACGTATGCCGTGGACGGCGATACGCTTCGCTTCCATGCCACGCTGCGTGACGGAGAGGTGGTCAATGAGAATTATGCCCGCTGGCACCAGATCACAGAGAGCAACAGCCTGCTGACGCTTCACGTGTTCAACGACGTGGACACCCTCTTTGTCCCTGTCCAGTTCACTCGCGTGCCGTAG
- a CDS encoding helix-turn-helix domain-containing protein, producing the protein MCGELSQQQLADMVGVSRQTIVSIERGDYAPSVKLALLLAAKLDTKVEDLFVLEDKDYV; encoded by the coding sequence ATGTGTGGAGAATTGAGCCAGCAGCAATTGGCTGACATGGTCGGAGTCTCGCGCCAGACCATTGTCTCCATCGAGCGTGGTGACTACGCGCCTTCGGTAAAGTTGGCACTTCTCTTGGCCGCGAAGCTGGACACGAAAGTTGAAGACCTCTTTGTCTTGGAGGACAAGGATTATGTTTAA
- a CDS encoding T9SS type A sorting domain-containing protein, whose product MKMVIMAFWTFILVAVSAAQPEPDTLWTRTYGGVGTDAGMCVRLTTDGNYVVAGYTQSSGPDDMYLVKINGSGDTLWTRVIDLGNIEQANSVWPTDDGGYLLAGSIQYMDGGNTAMLLVKTNSGGDTAWTRAYGWSGSDKGHAVQQTPDGGFIMVGSTRSAAGDDDACLVKINTAGDTLWTRTYAAAHDDVALSVECTADGGYVLAGYSTLPPQVTPAFVLKTGATGNLQWRREYGGLFNMAVFAEQTSDGGYMVAGTGVSPGIPHLASYLMKTDSAGNSLWTHLHSVSPLDEWIYAAQRASDGGYVMAGWIGNLDSAAFGMEITRMDSLGSVLWTRTYGSGTGASAASVVESADHGYVATGNAQTSTNGYDMYVVGTGPEGMVLVYPNDGETLAIGRPLEIGWNGSVHGGNVSLQVNRSYPSAAWESVVASASNSGRYTWIVSGDESNHVRFRIQHLTDPALSDTSDADMSFRIPRIHLLWPNGGETVLSGVRDTVRFERVLVTDNLRLLLNRDYPNGVWDPVIDNMSGDSTGFWIVQLPGGTHCRLRLVSMSDSTLADTSDADFLLRAPQMTLTAPNGGEQLPVGTAYEITWSAPEHQGNIRITLNRDYPSGTWEIIAASVANSGQHSWTPAAPASDHCRVRISTVFDPQSRVESAGDFAVTAASANDHADELPATFALDAPYPNPFNSQTVLSFSIPARGEVTLILHDLTGRAVRTMIHGVVERGHHQILFDGTGLPSGMYFYRLQWGPQSQVKKMVLLK is encoded by the coding sequence ATGAAAATGGTTATAATGGCATTCTGGACGTTCATTCTGGTTGCCGTGAGCGCGGCACAACCCGAGCCGGACACCCTGTGGACTCGAACCTACGGCGGAGTAGGAACCGACGCGGGCATGTGCGTTCGTCTCACAACGGATGGCAACTATGTGGTGGCCGGGTACACACAGTCGTCTGGTCCGGATGACATGTACCTTGTCAAGATCAACGGCTCTGGAGACACCTTGTGGACCCGTGTCATTGACCTGGGGAACATCGAGCAAGCCAACTCCGTCTGGCCAACCGATGACGGCGGTTACCTGCTGGCCGGTTCCATTCAGTACATGGACGGGGGCAACACGGCCATGCTTCTGGTGAAGACAAACAGCGGCGGCGACACGGCGTGGACGCGCGCTTACGGATGGAGCGGATCGGACAAGGGGCACGCCGTTCAACAGACTCCTGACGGCGGATTTATCATGGTTGGCAGCACGCGCAGCGCCGCGGGGGATGATGATGCGTGCTTGGTCAAGATCAACACAGCAGGTGATACGCTGTGGACGCGCACCTATGCCGCCGCCCATGATGACGTCGCGTTGTCGGTGGAGTGCACGGCCGACGGAGGCTACGTGCTGGCGGGATACTCGACATTGCCCCCTCAAGTGACCCCGGCCTTCGTCCTGAAAACCGGCGCCACAGGCAATCTACAATGGCGACGCGAGTATGGAGGTCTGTTCAACATGGCCGTGTTTGCCGAGCAGACCAGTGACGGTGGCTATATGGTCGCTGGAACCGGCGTTTCGCCAGGGATTCCTCATCTTGCCTCTTACCTGATGAAAACGGACAGTGCCGGTAATTCGCTCTGGACGCACCTACATTCGGTAAGCCCGCTGGACGAGTGGATTTATGCGGCTCAGCGCGCTTCGGACGGAGGCTATGTTATGGCAGGCTGGATCGGCAACCTTGACTCAGCGGCTTTCGGCATGGAGATTACCCGCATGGACTCGCTCGGCAGTGTGCTGTGGACCCGCACGTATGGTTCGGGGACCGGAGCGTCTGCCGCGTCGGTCGTGGAGAGTGCTGATCACGGTTATGTCGCCACCGGTAATGCCCAGACGAGCACTAACGGATACGATATGTATGTCGTCGGAACGGGACCGGAGGGAATGGTGTTGGTCTATCCCAATGACGGTGAGACCCTGGCGATTGGCCGGCCCCTCGAAATCGGCTGGAACGGATCGGTCCACGGCGGCAACGTGTCCCTCCAAGTCAACCGCAGTTACCCGTCCGCAGCGTGGGAATCGGTGGTCGCTTCGGCATCGAACAGCGGTCGGTACACCTGGATCGTGAGCGGTGATGAGAGTAACCACGTGCGCTTCCGCATACAGCACCTTACCGATCCCGCATTGAGTGACACATCGGATGCGGACATGAGTTTCCGCATCCCGCGAATCCATTTGCTGTGGCCGAACGGTGGAGAGACTGTACTGAGTGGCGTTCGGGATACCGTGCGATTTGAGCGCGTCCTCGTGACGGACAATTTGCGGCTCCTGCTCAATCGCGATTATCCGAATGGCGTATGGGATCCGGTCATTGATAACATGTCCGGAGACAGCACGGGCTTCTGGATCGTTCAGTTGCCCGGCGGAACGCACTGCCGGTTGCGGCTCGTATCCATGTCTGATTCGACGCTCGCTGACACCTCAGACGCCGATTTTCTGCTGCGCGCTCCCCAGATGACGTTGACTGCGCCCAACGGAGGAGAGCAACTCCCCGTCGGCACAGCTTATGAGATCACCTGGTCCGCACCCGAACATCAGGGCAACATTCGGATCACGCTCAATCGTGACTACCCTTCCGGCACTTGGGAAATCATCGCCGCCAGCGTCGCAAACAGCGGGCAACACTCATGGACACCCGCCGCTCCGGCCAGCGATCATTGCCGCGTTCGCATCTCGACCGTATTCGATCCACAGAGTCGGGTGGAAAGTGCGGGTGATTTCGCGGTCACGGCTGCATCAGCCAATGACCACGCCGACGAACTTCCCGCAACTTTTGCGCTTGACGCTCCCTATCCCAATCCGTTTAACTCACAAACCGTGCTGTCCTTCAGCATACCTGCGCGCGGCGAGGTAACACTTATCCTTCATGATTTGACCGGTCGGGCGGTGCGAACAATGATACATGGAGTTGTCGAGAGAGGTCACCACCAGATTCTGTTTGACGGAACGGGTCTGCCTTCGGGAATGTACTTCTATCGGTTGCAGTGGGGTCCGCAGTCGCAGGTGAAGAAGATGGTGTTGCTGAAATAA
- a CDS encoding SpoIIE family protein phosphatase, whose amino-acid sequence MTRNNVTRVAITAFGTLLLSYLLVYWVIELSEFHTSLHRGYHDSQLSQVSSSPRTVIFHTVARSDFDGEPYPLAGDTVVAINDTAIAKWRDQTVFAYTFVFDCPVDQKVPVNFVHCGDTLRNSFVMHAQPWLLQMGGLGLWELLRALITIAALGVGLWALRSRQSGSGVLPVFVLYSFALAVGTTFYHYFPASYAEFTVPGWKIVSRIFFLFERLGSGFWLHLVCIYPRPLEAVRRHPVLTLSLCYLPSVLIIFLWLNYYMNGLLMPSLADYFLVYPINALVRPLPELASLGILFYRYRTSANRLESRQLRLITWAVGTGILVMNGIGVLRWFFPVWHFASLYRGLTLITVEFVAILLAPLAFAYAFRRYRLMDVEGKLKRATRYAMLMGLLVAALIGMTYGFSELVLVYMGITSRTPSMVLALVLALGVVPAQRQLSHVLERRFFPERVKLRQMLSGFLQRASSLPDKQTFWRELEERLKDGLKVEAVYPILLDKTSEPFTHDSPLLRRLALNARPLPVDEAFASGFVEISESEKTWMQKHQVGMLVPLARRGELIGLLAIGVRTDQEDYNTEELQILASLSPQIALANENLHLLEENIGKKRLEEELASARKTQEGFLPKLIPETAGLEVAATCHFCWEVAGDYYDVIPLPGQKTALAIADVSGKGAAAALLMASLQASLRTALRMSPRLDTVVAGINDLIHQNTSPEQYITFFVAVFDPAMRTLSYVNAGHNAPILLRADALVELLEKGGPILGCLPDIGYVQESIQLNCGDLLLLYTDGASEAMDNKDEEFGEERILQCLANGKTCHAHELLKRLETEVVTHHGSSAFEDDFTLLLAKVV is encoded by the coding sequence ATGACCCGAAACAACGTCACCCGCGTAGCGATCACGGCATTCGGCACATTGTTGCTGAGCTATCTGCTGGTGTATTGGGTCATAGAGCTAAGCGAATTCCACACCTCTCTGCATCGCGGCTATCACGATAGCCAGTTATCGCAAGTATCGAGCAGTCCGAGAACTGTCATTTTTCATACTGTGGCTCGGAGCGATTTCGACGGGGAGCCGTATCCCCTTGCGGGAGACACAGTAGTCGCCATCAACGATACCGCTATCGCAAAATGGCGAGATCAGACCGTGTTCGCTTACACTTTCGTTTTTGATTGTCCGGTGGATCAGAAAGTGCCCGTGAATTTCGTGCACTGCGGCGACACTCTGCGAAATTCTTTTGTCATGCACGCGCAGCCCTGGCTGTTACAAATGGGAGGGTTGGGTCTGTGGGAGCTACTGCGTGCACTGATAACGATTGCCGCTCTTGGAGTTGGTCTCTGGGCCTTACGCAGCCGCCAAAGCGGAAGTGGAGTGTTGCCGGTGTTTGTCCTGTACTCCTTCGCGCTGGCCGTGGGAACGACCTTTTACCACTACTTCCCCGCGTCCTATGCTGAATTCACGGTTCCCGGTTGGAAAATTGTCAGCCGAATATTCTTTCTTTTCGAGCGTCTCGGGAGTGGATTCTGGTTGCATCTGGTGTGTATCTATCCCAGACCGCTCGAAGCCGTTCGGCGCCATCCTGTCTTAACTCTTTCGCTTTGCTATTTGCCCAGTGTTCTGATTATTTTTCTCTGGTTGAATTACTATATGAATGGCTTACTCATGCCATCACTGGCGGATTATTTCCTCGTGTACCCCATCAATGCGCTCGTCAGACCTTTACCTGAATTGGCGTCATTGGGCATACTGTTCTACCGCTACCGAACAAGTGCGAACCGTCTTGAATCCCGTCAGCTACGCTTGATCACGTGGGCGGTGGGTACCGGCATTTTGGTGATGAATGGCATTGGTGTTCTTAGGTGGTTCTTTCCCGTCTGGCACTTCGCGAGCCTCTATCGAGGACTGACGCTCATCACGGTGGAGTTTGTTGCTATCTTGCTGGCGCCACTCGCTTTTGCTTACGCCTTTCGCAGATACCGGTTGATGGATGTCGAAGGAAAGCTCAAGCGCGCCACACGTTATGCAATGTTGATGGGTCTACTTGTAGCAGCTTTGATTGGAATGACCTACGGCTTCAGTGAACTTGTGCTTGTCTATATGGGAATTACATCACGCACGCCGAGTATGGTACTCGCACTTGTCCTTGCCCTGGGAGTTGTCCCCGCTCAAAGGCAACTCAGCCACGTTCTGGAACGGAGATTTTTCCCTGAGCGAGTTAAGCTTCGGCAGATGTTGAGTGGATTTCTGCAGCGGGCTTCTTCGCTGCCGGACAAACAGACTTTCTGGCGCGAGTTGGAAGAGCGACTTAAGGACGGACTGAAGGTGGAGGCCGTTTATCCCATTTTGCTCGATAAGACGTCGGAGCCGTTCACACACGACAGTCCGCTACTCCGCCGTCTTGCACTCAACGCACGACCTCTACCAGTGGATGAAGCATTCGCGAGCGGATTTGTCGAAATCAGCGAGTCGGAAAAAACATGGATGCAGAAGCATCAGGTTGGGATGCTCGTGCCTTTGGCAAGGCGTGGCGAATTAATAGGATTGTTAGCGATCGGGGTTCGTACTGATCAAGAAGATTATAATACGGAAGAACTTCAGATTCTGGCATCTCTCTCGCCACAAATTGCTTTGGCCAATGAGAACTTGCATCTGCTGGAAGAGAACATCGGCAAGAAGCGGCTTGAAGAAGAGCTTGCTTCCGCGCGGAAGACGCAAGAAGGGTTTCTGCCTAAGCTTATTCCGGAAACAGCAGGTTTGGAAGTTGCTGCAACGTGCCACTTTTGTTGGGAAGTAGCCGGAGACTACTACGACGTAATCCCTCTCCCTGGCCAAAAGACCGCTCTGGCGATTGCCGACGTTTCAGGCAAGGGCGCGGCGGCTGCGCTTTTGATGGCCAGCCTGCAGGCTTCGCTACGTACTGCGTTGCGCATGAGTCCTCGTCTGGATACTGTAGTAGCGGGCATCAATGATCTGATTCACCAGAACACTTCGCCCGAACAGTATATCACGTTCTTCGTTGCCGTCTTCGATCCAGCTATGCGGACGCTTTCCTATGTAAATGCAGGCCACAACGCTCCGATCCTGCTGCGCGCGGACGCTCTCGTTGAGCTGTTGGAGAAGGGCGGGCCAATCCTTGGTTGTCTGCCCGACATAGGCTACGTGCAGGAGTCCATCCAACTGAATTGCGGAGATTTGTTATTGCTTTACACGGATGGAGCAAGCGAAGCCATGGATAATAAGGACGAGGAATTCGGCGAGGAGAGAATTCTACAATGTCTCGCAAACGGAAAGACATGCCATGCTCACGAGTTACTCAAACGACTCGAAACGGAGGTCGTAACCCATCACGGCAGCTCGGCGTTCGAGGATGACTTCACGTTGCTTCTCGCCAAGGTAGTCTAA
- a CDS encoding tetratricopeptide repeat protein, translated as MNRVFLYAVVGVVLLRSAASAQEGITADTPADSAQIYLLKGREQANARELDNALASFERAIALQPDFEEAWRGKGAVLWMMDKQDESLAATSKAIELKPDDYKAWLNKGRAYMRKGENEEALKTFEKASELQPENEDALMGRFAMLRELHRADDMLKVLNRLIELQPDDPIRWLRKALESAEVGKSDTALVAFDHLGEMLPDSAWVWIGKGQCLTSMGKQDDALKALDKAINMDPNSLDAWNVKGTVLAKLARYDDALAAYDKVLEIEPSFAGAVYNRGCAYSLKGDKTKALLELKRAIELDGTTKFLAPKDEDFKSLWNDPEFKKLTE; from the coding sequence ATGAACCGCGTTTTCTTGTATGCTGTTGTTGGCGTCGTACTCCTGCGCTCGGCGGCGTCGGCGCAGGAAGGAATCACCGCGGATACCCCGGCGGATTCCGCGCAAATCTATCTGCTCAAAGGTCGAGAACAGGCCAATGCGAGAGAATTGGACAATGCGCTGGCATCGTTTGAACGTGCTATCGCGCTCCAACCGGATTTCGAGGAAGCGTGGCGGGGCAAAGGGGCAGTGTTGTGGATGATGGATAAGCAGGACGAGTCCCTGGCCGCCACGTCAAAGGCCATCGAACTCAAGCCAGATGATTACAAAGCTTGGCTCAATAAGGGCCGCGCCTATATGCGTAAAGGCGAAAATGAAGAAGCCCTAAAGACGTTTGAAAAGGCTTCCGAACTCCAACCGGAGAACGAAGACGCGCTCATGGGACGGTTCGCCATGCTGCGCGAACTCCATCGTGCGGACGACATGCTGAAGGTACTCAACCGCCTGATTGAACTGCAGCCGGATGATCCGATCCGTTGGTTGCGCAAGGCTCTGGAGTCGGCGGAAGTCGGGAAGTCCGACACCGCGCTGGTGGCATTTGACCACCTCGGCGAAATGCTTCCCGACAGCGCCTGGGTATGGATCGGCAAGGGACAATGCCTGACGTCAATGGGCAAGCAAGACGACGCATTAAAGGCACTCGACAAAGCCATCAACATGGATCCAAATTCTCTGGATGCATGGAATGTCAAAGGAACGGTTCTGGCCAAGCTGGCTCGCTATGATGATGCCCTTGCGGCATATGACAAGGTGCTCGAAATCGAGCCTTCGTTTGCAGGAGCGGTGTACAACCGCGGTTGCGCATACAGCCTGAAAGGAGACAAAACCAAGGCACTTCTGGAACTGAAGAGGGCTATTGAATTGGACGGCACCACTAAGTTTCTGGCACCGAAGGATGAAGATTTCAAGAGCCTGTGGAATGATCCGGAATTCAAGAAACTCACGGAATAG